The nucleotide window TGGCGGACCATCGTGGTGCGCGCGACCTCGCCGAAGGTGCCGATGTGCGGCAGGCCCGACGGTCCGTAGCCGGTCTCGAACAGCACCTCGTCCTTCGGATGCTTTTTCAGCCGGTTCACCAGCGCGCGCGCCTGCTCGAACGGCCAGGCGTTGGATTGTTCGGCGAGGGTGCGCAGCTCGGAAGCGCTCGGAAGGTCGATCGTGGTCATTCGGGTCTCCAGCCGCCTTTGAAGGCGGGTCTTTCAAAACGGGCTGACGGAAAAATACCGCAACCAAAGATCGGTGTACTGGCCCTTGTCCCAAACCCGGAACAGCGCCCAATTCAGCGCCTGGCGCAACGTGTCGTTGCCCTTGCGCACAGCGATGCCGACGCCTTCGCCGAAATAGCGGCTTTCCAGAAACGGCGCGCCGGCGAAGGCGCAACAATTCTCCGAATCGGTGCCGTTGATCCAGAACGCCAGCGAAATCGCATCGCCGAAGATGAAGTCGACCTCGCCGCGCTTCAGCGCCGCGCGCAGCGCCTCGGCATTCTGATAGGAATGCAGCTCGGCGTCGGTGAACATCGCCTTCAGATAGGCTTCGTGCGCCGAGCCCGCGACCGCACCGATCTTGCGACCCTCGAGATATTCGGGGCGCATCTCCGGAATCACCGCGTCCTTGCGGGCGACGAACCGGGCCGGCGTGCGATAATACGGATCGGTGAAATCCAGCTTGGTGCGGGTTTGCGGCGTCACCGCCAGCGACGCGATGATCG belongs to Rhodopseudomonas palustris and includes:
- a CDS encoding transporter substrate-binding domain-containing protein, with protein sequence MQPQIVFFGNSRLAASRTRLAALAYAVTIALLAPMPARAAQTSPEAKAVANATAHAVPGFWDPRRRPERPDMSRLTMIRFLTEVDYPPFNFTGADGNPAGFNVDLARALCEEIKVTCTVQMRKFETLLDALSSNRGDAIIASLAVTPQTRTKLDFTDPYYRTPARFVARKDAVIPEMRPEYLEGRKIGAVAGSAHEAYLKAMFTDAELHSYQNAEALRAALKRGEVDFIFGDAISLAFWINGTDSENCCAFAGAPFLESRYFGEGVGIAVRKGNDTLRQALNWALFRVWDKGQYTDLWLRYFSVSPF